From Salvia splendens isolate huo1 chromosome 16, SspV2, whole genome shotgun sequence, a single genomic window includes:
- the LOC121769998 gene encoding probable galacturonosyltransferase-like 9 has product MIFPPRSGDGLIPAAGIFLILLLLGPCAAIRSFPDAVLAGFSEAPEYRNGVDCPAASADPATSCDASLVHVAMTLDSEYLRGSIAAVHSVLRHASCPDHVFFHFIAAEFDSATPRDLTRIVRCIFPSLSFKVYIFREDTVINLISSSIRVALENPLNYARNYLGELLDPCVKRVIYLDSDLVLVDDVAKLWEIELTENRVIGAPEYCHANFTKYFTDGFWADPVLSGVFGSRKPCYFNTGVMVMDLERWREGHYRNKIENWMELQRRKRIYELGSLPPFLLVFGGDVEPIDHRWNQHGLGGDNVSGSCRELHPGPVSLLHWSGKGKPWVRLDERRPCPLDHLWEPYDLYTWRGKKQRLGFVGYSSFLF; this is encoded by the coding sequence ATGATTTTTCCTCCGAGATCCGGCGACGGTTTAATCCCCGCCGCGGGGATTTTTTtaatcctcctcctcctcgggccGTGCGCCGCAATCCGGTCATTCCCCGACGCCGTCCTCGCCGGATTCTCGGAGGCGCCGGAGTACCGCAACGGTGTGGACTGCCCCGCGGCCTCGGCCGATCCCGCCACGTCATGCGACGCCTCATTGGTCCACGTGGCGATGACGCTGGACTCGGAGTACCTCCGAGGCTCAATAGCGGCGGTCCACTCCGTCCTCCGCCACGCCTCCTGCCCGGACCATGTCTTCTTCCACTTCATCGCCGCCGAATTCGACTCCGCCACGCCGCGTGACCTGACGCGCATCGTCCGATGCATATTCCCCTCCCTCAGCTTCAAAGTCTACATCTTCCGCGAAGACACCGTCATTAACTTAATCTCGTCCTCGATTCGGGTCGCATTGGAAAACCCGCTCAATTACGCCCGGAACTACCTTGGCGAATTGCTCGACCCGTGTGTGAAGCGGGTCATCTATCTGGATTCGGATCTGGTCCTAGTCGATGACGTGGCGAAGCTCTGGGAGATCGAATTGACGGAAAACCGGGTCATCGGGGCTCCGGAATACTGCCACGCGAATTTCACGAAATATTTCACTGACGGGTTCTGGGCGGACCCGGTATTGAGCGGGGTATTCGGGTCGAGGAAGCCGTGCTATTTCAACACGGGTGTGATGGTGATGGATTTGGAGAGGTGGAGGGAGGGGCATTAtcggaataaaatagagaattgGATGGAACTGCAGCGGAGGAAACGGATATACGAGCTGGGGTCGCTGCCCCCTTTTTTGCTGGTGTTTGGTGGTGACGTGGAGCCGATCGATCACCGGTGGAACCAGCACGGTTTAGGGGGTGACAACGTGTCGGGATCGTGTAGGGAGCTGCATCCTGGTCCAGTGAGCCTGCTGCACTGGAGCGGGAAGGGGAAGCCGTGGGTGCGGCTCGATGAGAGGAGGCCGTGCCCGTTGGATCATCTCTGGGAACCCTATGATCTGTACACGTGGCGGGGGAAGAAGCAACGATTAGGCTTTGTGGGATATTCGagttttttgttttga